Sequence from the Undibacterium piscinae genome:
AAGCTAGCGGCCTATGCTTTGGCGCAACGCGGCCATCGCGTGATCGCTGCCACCTATGACCAGATGCAGGCTGATGCGCTGGCAACCGAAGCCGGTGCGGCAGGGATTGCACTACAAATCATTAAGCTTGATATCACTAACGAGGAAGACCGGCGTCAACTGTTGGGTAGCGGGATTGATGTGCTGATCAATAATGCCGGTGTCGGAGAGTCCGGACCATTGGCCGAAGTGCCTTTGGAGCGCATCCGCCGCACCTTTGAAACCAATGTCATCGGTAGTCTGGGTATGGTG
This genomic interval carries:
- a CDS encoding SDR family NAD(P)-dependent oxidoreductase, which gives rise to MSKTILITGAGSGFGKLAAYALAQRGHRVIAATYDQMQADALATEAGAAGIALQIIKLDITNEEDRRQLLGSGIDVLINNAGVGESGPLAEVPLERIRRTFETNVIGSLGMVQVAVPELIKRGGGTIIFVTSLAGRMPIPFLAPYGMTKYALEVAGADLAVELKPFNIAVSMIEPGAFATGFNEAQIAHQI